A region of the Micromonospora sediminicola genome:
AGGACATGGCCGCCATGGACCAGGCGGAGCAGCGCGCCCAGCGGGTCACCTACGGCGTCGGCGCGGTCGTCGGCGCGGTGCTGGTGCTGCTCACCTGCCTGCTGTGCTCGCGCGTGCTGTTCTGACCGGCGTCAGACGATCCCGTCCCACACCATCTTGGCGCCGCTGTCGCCGGTCAGGTAGACGTACACCAGCGCGAAGACCGCGAGCACGGCCGCCACGGCGGTGAGCGCCAGGGGCAGCCAGCGGGGCAGGTTCCGGTCCCGGGTGAAGCGGCTGGTCACCAGCAGCAGCAGGAGCGCCACGACGGCCAGGCCCAGCGTGAACCAGAGCAGCGTCTCCCCGTACTCGGAATGTTCGTGGATCTTCTGGAGCCCTTCGGCGGGGTAGCCCCGCGACTCCAGCGCCTCCTCCAGTTCCTCGCCGGACTCCGTCGCCACCCAGGTGACGATCGGGGTGACCACGGCGAGCGCGCCCACCGCCCAGTCCAGCCGGGGCCGCCAGCGGGGCAGCACCCCGTACGCGACGGTGAGCAGCGCCAGCAGCGGCACGAGCACCACCGCGGCGTGAATGACCAGGACGTGGCCCGGGAGACCGTTGACTTCCCTGAACACCGACACCTCCGGCAAGTGGGTGGAACCGCGCGGTCAGCGTACGACGAAGCGTGGCCTACTTCGACACACGCGTTCCGCACCGTTCCGGTTCACGCTGTGGCCCCGACCACCCGCGAAGAACGCTCGCTTGTCGGCCCGCCGACCCCGTGCTGTCATGGATCCATGTCCACGGGTGAGGAGTTGCTCCGGTCGCGGGGCCTGCGGGTCACCCGGCCCCGCCTCGCCGTGCTCGACGTGCTCTCCGGCGGCGGTCACCTGGAGGTCGACGAGATCACCCGGCGGGTCCGCCAGCGGCTGGACTCGGTCTCCACCCAGGCGGTCTACGACGTGCTCGGCGCGTTGTCCCGGGCTGGCCTGTCCCGCCGGATCGAGCCGGCCGGCAGTCCGGCCCGCTACGAGGCGCGGGTGGGCGACAACCACCACCACGTGGTGTGCCGCGGGTGCGGCGAGATCGCCGACGTGGACTGCGCGGTCGGCAGCGCGCCCTGCCTGGACCCGAACGTGGCGCACGGCTTCGAGCTGGACGAGGCGGAAGTGACCTTCTGGGGGCTCTGCCCGGCCTGCCAGTCCCGCCGTTCCGCCGACGTCTGACGAGGCGCCCGCGCCCGGCGTGGCACTCTTGACCGGTGGACACCGAGGATCTCGGCCTGTTCGGTCCGGGGTCGGTCACGTGGAAGGTGCACGAGGAGCCGATCCTGATCGTCGCCGGCCTGCGCTCGCTCTACCTGCAGGCGTTGCACCCGCGCGCGATGGCCGGTGTCGCGCAGAACAGCAACTACCGCTCCGACGCCTGGGGCCGCCTGGTCCGGACGGCGAACTACGTGGCGACGACGATCTACGGCACCACCGCCGACGCGGAGGCGGCCGGCCGGCGGCTGCGCACGCTGCACGCCCGGATGCGCGCCACCGACCCGTTCACCGGCGAGGAGTTCCGCGTCGACGACCCCGACCTGCTGCGCTGGGTGCACGTCACCGAGGTCGAGTCGTTCGTGAGCACCGCCCGGCGGGCCGGGCTGGCGTTGAGCGACGACGAGGTGGACGGCTACTACACCGAGCAGCGCCGGTCGGCGGCCCTGGTGGGGCTGGACCCGACCGACGTGCCGGGCACCGCCGCCGAGGTCGCGGCCTACTACCGGGACGTCCGTCCGCAGTTGCGGATGACCCGGGAGGCGGCCGAGACGGCGCTGTTCCTCACCGCGCCACCGATCCCGTGGAAGCTCAGCCTGCCGGTGCGGCTCGGCCTGACGCTCGGTCCGCCGCGCTGGGCCTACCTGGGGGTCGCGGGGACCGCGCTGGGGTTGCTGCCGGCCTGGGCGCTGCGGCTCTACGGTGGGCTCGGCCTGCCCACCACCGCGATGTCGGCGGACCTGGGCGTGCGGGCGCTGCGACTCGCGCTGGCGGCGGTGCCCCGGCGCTACCGGGAGGGGCCGTTGCAGCAGGCCGCCAAGGAGCGCGCCGCCCGTCTCACGGCGGCCTGAGACGCCTCAGTCGGCGTCGCCGACCGGCTCGGCGAGGCGGTCGACGGCGGACCAGGGTTCCTTGCCCGGGGTCTGCGCGCCGGTCGGGCAGGTGCGCCGGTAGTCGCACCAGCCGCACCGGGGCCCCGGCTCGGTGGGGAACGCCGCGTCGGGATCGGCCCCGTCGGCGACCGCCCGTTCGGCGGCCATGATGTCGCGGGCGGTGTCCTCCGCGCGGCTGAGCTGCCGGTGCAGCGACTCGGGCGTGTGCTCGTGCGCGGCGACCGTGCCGGTGGGCAGGTGGTGCAGCTCGACCCGGCGGCACGGCTTGCGGAACACCCGCTCCGCCGCGTACGCGTAGAGCGCGAGCGCCTGCGAGCCGCGCGCGTCGTCGGCGTCCAGCCCGGTGCGGCCGGTCTTGTAGTCGACGATGACCAGCTCGGGCCGGCCGTCCGGGCCGGGGCGGGAGTCGATCCGGTCGGTGCGGCCGTTGAACGCCAGCACCGCGGTCTTCACCGCGACCACCCGCTCGACGCCGACCGGCTCGTCGGCCGGGTCGAGGCCCGCCACGTAGGACTCCAGCCAGGCCAGCGCCCGCCGGAAGGCGTCGCGCTCCTGCTCGTCGTCGCGGTAGCCCTCGCGGACCCAGGTGCCCTTGAGCAGGGTGCCGAGCACCTCGGGGCGGCGGCGGTCGGGGGCCGACGCATACCAGTTCTTGAGCGCGGTGTGCACGCTCGCGCCGAGCGAGTTGTGCGCCCACGGCGGCCCCTTGGGCGGGGCCGGGCGGTCCACGTAGGCGTAGCGGTAGCGACGGGGGCAGTCGGCGTAGGCGCCGAGCTTGCTGGGGGTGCAGACGAAGAGCCGCTCCGGCATGCCCTCGAAGCCGAGCTGCTCGGCCTGCTCGGCGCGGGGCCGGGGCGGCCGGCCGCCGGCGGGTCGTCCGGTCGGTGAGGGTCGTCGCACGCCTGAGATCCTGCCATCCGGGTGCGACAGCGGCCGGCCGGCTCAGGCGTTGTTGAGGTATTCGGTCACGAAGGCGGCGATCGCGTCGGCGATGAGCTGCACGGCGATGGCGGCCAGCAGCAGGCCGGCGATCCGGGTCAGCACCTCGATGCCGCCCGGGCGGAGCACCTTGACGATCCCGCCGGAGAAGCGCAGCACCACCCAGACGGCGACCATCACTGCCACGATGGCCAGGGCGATCGCGACATAGTCGGCGACGCCGCCGGCCCGCTGCACGAACAGCATGGTGGCCACGATGGCGCCGGGACCGGCCAGCAGTGGGGTGCCCAGCGGCACCAGCGCGATGTTCGAGGTGACCTGCTGGCTCGGG
Encoded here:
- a CDS encoding DUF2231 domain-containing protein; the protein is MFREVNGLPGHVLVIHAAVVLVPLLALLTVAYGVLPRWRPRLDWAVGALAVVTPIVTWVATESGEELEEALESRGYPAEGLQKIHEHSEYGETLLWFTLGLAVVALLLLLVTSRFTRDRNLPRWLPLALTAVAAVLAVFALVYVYLTGDSGAKMVWDGIV
- a CDS encoding Fur family transcriptional regulator, translating into MSTGEELLRSRGLRVTRPRLAVLDVLSGGGHLEVDEITRRVRQRLDSVSTQAVYDVLGALSRAGLSRRIEPAGSPARYEARVGDNHHHVVCRGCGEIADVDCAVGSAPCLDPNVAHGFELDEAEVTFWGLCPACQSRRSADV
- a CDS encoding oxygenase MpaB family protein, giving the protein MDTEDLGLFGPGSVTWKVHEEPILIVAGLRSLYLQALHPRAMAGVAQNSNYRSDAWGRLVRTANYVATTIYGTTADAEAAGRRLRTLHARMRATDPFTGEEFRVDDPDLLRWVHVTEVESFVSTARRAGLALSDDEVDGYYTEQRRSAALVGLDPTDVPGTAAEVAAYYRDVRPQLRMTREAAETALFLTAPPIPWKLSLPVRLGLTLGPPRWAYLGVAGTALGLLPAWALRLYGGLGLPTTAMSADLGVRALRLALAAVPRRYREGPLQQAAKERAARLTAA
- a CDS encoding RecB family exonuclease, with protein sequence MPERLFVCTPSKLGAYADCPRRYRYAYVDRPAPPKGPPWAHNSLGASVHTALKNWYASAPDRRRPEVLGTLLKGTWVREGYRDDEQERDAFRRALAWLESYVAGLDPADEPVGVERVVAVKTAVLAFNGRTDRIDSRPGPDGRPELVIVDYKTGRTGLDADDARGSQALALYAYAAERVFRKPCRRVELHHLPTGTVAAHEHTPESLHRQLSRAEDTARDIMAAERAVADGADPDAAFPTEPGPRCGWCDYRRTCPTGAQTPGKEPWSAVDRLAEPVGDAD
- a CDS encoding MarC family protein, producing MDLKLFGEVFVTLLVIVDPPGMMPIFLALTGPLPARDRNRAAWQAVALALGVIVIFAVAGQTLLAYLHVDLPALQAAGGLLLVLVALELLTGKADDPSQQVTSNIALVPLGTPLLAGPGAIVATMLFVQRAGGVADYVAIALAIVAVMVAVWVVLRFSGGIVKVLRPGGIEVLTRIAGLLLAAIAVQLIADAIAAFVTEYLNNA